In Bacillales bacterium, a single window of DNA contains:
- a CDS encoding aldehyde dehydrogenase family protein yields EPVGVCGQITPWNYPLLQAAWKIAPALAAGNTIVMKPSEITPLTTVKVTELMEEVGFPDGVVNLVLGPGATVGNELAVSDEVDLISFTGGIVTGKKIMQAASGNVKKIALELGGKNPNIVFADADFDTAVDQALNAVFFHAGQVCSAGARLLVEDSIHDAFVEALVERAKRIKLGNGFDEATESGPMISAEHRAKVEKYVEVGKDEGAKVVVGGARPEDPALKDGFFYLPTIFTDCTSNMRIVQEEVFGPVLTVERFDGEEEAVKRANDTIYGLAGAVWTTDGDKAERVASELRMGTVWINDFHPYFAQAPWGGYKQSGIGRELGKPGLEEYTETKHVYRNLKPEPIHWFK; encoded by the coding sequence TGAGCCGGTAGGCGTGTGCGGGCAAATTACACCGTGGAATTATCCGCTGCTGCAGGCGGCGTGGAAGATTGCGCCGGCGTTAGCCGCGGGCAACACGATTGTGATGAAGCCGAGTGAAATTACGCCGCTGACGACGGTGAAGGTGACCGAATTGATGGAAGAGGTCGGCTTTCCTGACGGTGTTGTGAACCTTGTGCTCGGACCGGGAGCGACGGTCGGGAACGAACTCGCGGTAAGCGATGAAGTGGATTTGATTTCGTTCACGGGCGGCATCGTAACCGGAAAGAAAATTATGCAAGCGGCGAGCGGCAATGTGAAAAAAATTGCGCTTGAACTCGGCGGGAAAAACCCGAATATCGTGTTTGCCGATGCCGATTTTGATACGGCGGTCGACCAAGCGTTAAACGCTGTGTTCTTCCATGCCGGGCAAGTTTGTTCGGCGGGCGCGCGTTTGCTTGTCGAGGATTCGATTCACGATGCGTTTGTCGAGGCGCTTGTTGAGCGGGCGAAGCGAATCAAGCTCGGCAACGGTTTCGATGAAGCAACCGAATCGGGACCGATGATTTCCGCAGAACATCGCGCAAAAGTTGAGAAGTACGTGGAAGTTGGCAAAGACGAAGGCGCAAAGGTTGTTGTCGGCGGAGCGCGTCCGGAAGACCCAGCGCTCAAAGACGGCTTTTTCTACTTGCCGACGATTTTCACTGACTGCACGTCAAATATGCGAATCGTTCAGGAGGAAGTATTCGGCCCCGTATTGACGGTTGAACGCTTTGATGGTGAAGAAGAAGCAGTGAAGCGGGCGAACGATACGATTTACGGTCTGGCCGGAGCCGTATGGACGACGGACGGCGACAAAGCTGAGCGCGTCGCTTCTGAGTTGCGAATGGGGACGGTATGGATTAACGACTTCCATCCGTATTTCGCTCAAGCGCCTTGGGGAGGTTACAAGCAGTCGGGTATCGGTCGTGAGCTTGGCAAGCCGGGACTCGAAGAATATACGGAAACGAAGCATGTGTACCGCAATTTAAAACCTGAACCGATTCACTGGTTTAAATAA
- the betA gene encoding choline dehydrogenase, with amino-acid sequence MKETYDIVIVGGGSAGSVLGNRLSEDGSRSVLVLEAGRSDYPWDLFIQMPAALTYPSGNRFYDWIYKSDPEPYMNGRCIAHARGKVLGGSSSINGMIFQRGNPKDYERWGADPGMDTWDFAHCLPYFKRMETALGSDPDDKYRGRDGPLKLERGPANNPLFQAFFDAAVEAGYSRTPDVNGFRQEGFGPFDKQVYKGRRWSASRAYLRPVMNRPNLTVKTRAFVTSIDFDGTRANGLTYQRNGKTHQVTAGEVILAGGAFNTPQLLQLSGVGDADYLRSLGIKPVVDLPGVGENMQDHLEVYIQHACPLPVSEQPNLSKARMPWIGLQWLLGRKGPAATNHFEGGGFVRSNKDCTYPNLMFHFLPVAVRYDGQRADTKHGFQVHVGPMYSNSRGKLKIRSTDPTEHPSMVFNYLSTEQDRREWIEAVRISREILSQSAMAPYNSGEISPGPSVQTDDEILEWVANDAETALHPSCTAKMGPDSDPMAVVDPKTMKVHGLDNVRVVDASAMPYVTNGNIHAPVLMLAEKAADLILGRQPLEPEYVDYYRHGEHPADAGAVKG; translated from the coding sequence ATGAAAGAAACCTATGACATTGTAATCGTTGGCGGCGGTAGTGCGGGTTCTGTACTCGGCAACCGTCTGAGTGAAGATGGGTCACGAAGTGTCCTCGTTCTAGAGGCAGGACGGAGTGATTACCCATGGGATCTCTTCATCCAAATGCCGGCAGCATTGACCTATCCGTCTGGGAATCGCTTTTACGACTGGATCTACAAATCTGATCCTGAACCGTATATGAATGGACGGTGCATCGCGCATGCCAGGGGAAAAGTGCTCGGCGGTTCGAGCTCGATTAACGGAATGATCTTCCAGCGCGGTAATCCGAAAGATTATGAACGTTGGGGAGCCGATCCCGGGATGGATACGTGGGATTTTGCCCACTGTCTCCCGTATTTCAAACGCATGGAAACGGCTTTAGGATCGGACCCGGACGATAAATACCGCGGCCGTGACGGGCCGCTTAAATTAGAACGAGGTCCGGCGAACAATCCTTTATTCCAGGCCTTTTTCGATGCGGCTGTGGAAGCAGGCTATTCCCGTACGCCGGACGTAAACGGTTTTCGACAAGAGGGATTTGGACCGTTTGATAAGCAAGTATACAAAGGCAGACGATGGTCCGCTTCTCGTGCCTATTTGCGGCCGGTCATGAATCGTCCGAATCTCACCGTGAAAACGCGTGCGTTCGTTACAAGCATTGACTTCGATGGGACGCGCGCAAACGGCCTGACTTATCAACGAAACGGGAAAACACATCAAGTGACGGCAGGGGAAGTCATTCTCGCAGGCGGTGCATTTAACACGCCGCAGCTGCTGCAACTTTCAGGTGTAGGCGATGCTGACTACTTGCGGTCCCTTGGCATCAAGCCGGTTGTTGACCTGCCGGGGGTAGGCGAAAATATGCAGGATCATCTTGAAGTGTACATCCAGCACGCTTGTCCGCTGCCGGTTTCGGAGCAGCCGAACTTAAGCAAAGCGCGCATGCCGTGGATCGGTTTGCAATGGCTGCTCGGACGCAAAGGTCCGGCAGCAACGAACCATTTTGAAGGCGGAGGTTTTGTCCGTTCGAACAAGGACTGTACCTACCCGAATCTGATGTTCCATTTCCTTCCGGTAGCGGTTCGATACGATGGACAGAGAGCGGACACGAAGCACGGATTTCAGGTGCATGTCGGACCGATGTATTCCAATTCTCGGGGGAAATTGAAGATCCGCTCGACGGATCCGACTGAACATCCGAGCATGGTGTTCAACTATCTCTCTACTGAGCAAGATCGGCGTGAGTGGATTGAAGCGGTTCGTATTTCAAGGGAAATCTTGTCGCAGTCGGCAATGGCTCCGTACAATTCAGGCGAAATCTCGCCTGGCCCATCTGTTCAAACGGACGATGAGATTTTGGAATGGGTGGCCAACGACGCCGAGACGGCTCTTCATCCAAGTTGCACCGCAAAGATGGGACCGGATTCGGATCCAATGGCAGTCGTCGATCCGAAAACGATGAAGGTCCACGGGCTCGACAATGTGCGGGTGGTCGATGCCTCTGCCATGCCTTATGTCACGAACGGCAATATTCACGCACCTGTGCTGATGTTAGCGGAAAAGGCGGCGGATCTTATCCTCGGACGCCAACCGCTTGAGCCGGAGTATGTCGACTACTATCGTCATGGGGAACATCCTGCCGATGCGGGCGCCGTAAAAGGATAA
- a CDS encoding GNAT family N-acetyltransferase: protein MLVHRELSHCSALFELMMDPAVFPYVRHKAYSVDEFMFVTKQTVEREANGELISRTILDETGNPIGTISLFDIHENTGYLATWIGRPYFGKGYNHAAKNLFFNELFNERDIHTVYLKINRNNVRSQKAAEKLPYVAKAEAMATETHVIYKIEKETYLLHAVGTDLLEA from the coding sequence ATGCTCGTCCACCGTGAACTTTCGCATTGTTCCGCGCTGTTTGAGCTGATGATGGATCCGGCCGTTTTCCCTTATGTCAGGCATAAAGCCTATTCTGTTGACGAATTCATGTTTGTAACGAAACAAACCGTTGAACGCGAAGCGAACGGCGAGTTGATTTCACGAACGATCCTCGACGAAACGGGCAATCCGATCGGTACGATCAGCTTGTTCGACATCCATGAAAACACCGGATACTTAGCCACTTGGATCGGCCGGCCTTATTTCGGCAAAGGTTACAACCACGCAGCGAAAAACTTGTTTTTCAACGAGTTGTTCAATGAACGTGACATTCATACCGTTTATTTAAAAATTAACCGCAACAACGTCCGCTCGCAAAAAGCGGCAGAGAAATTGCCATACGTTGCAAAAGCCGAGGCCATGGCAACCGAAACGCATGTCATTTATAAAATTGAAAAAGAAACTTACCTCCTTCACGCTGTCGGTACAGATTTGCTGGAGGCGTAA